A genomic segment from Bacteroidota bacterium encodes:
- the topA gene encoding type I DNA topoisomerase, whose translation MAKNLVIVESPAKAKTIEKFLGKDFVVTSCYGHIRDLSKKTLGIDIENGFNPKYEVPADKTKIITELKKMAKEAEIVWLATDEDREGEAISWHLLESLKLDEAKTKRIVFHEITKTAITEAIEHPRMLDRFLVDAQQARRVLDRLVGFELSPLLWKKVKPSLSAGRVQSVAVRLIVERENEIKEFKISYSYRVAAEFEITGSNEKHILKAGLSQKLPTREEAEDLLKRCANAAFAVENTEVRPSKKSPAPPFTTSTLQQEASRKLGFSVAKTMLIAQQLYEEGKITYMRTDSVNLSNMALAMAKEEITKTFGDNYVKTRNYVTRSKGAQEAHEAIRPTYMNAPIIKGNSDQRRLYELIYKRTLASQMSDAQLERTLITIGTPNVPEKFVAEGEVIKFDGFLKVYMESSDDEVDETPEGLLPAINIGEKLGLIEMTATQRFSQHPPRYTEASLVKKLEELGIGRPSTFAPTISTIQKRNYVVNETREGTSRYYVLLSLKNGVVEVVEKTEITGYEKSKLFPTDIGSLVNYFLVEHFGNILDFQFTATVEKEFDEIAAGRKKWNKMIDEFYWPFHKQVTETTETTRKVSGERLLGIDPATQKNVYVKIGRFGPVVQLGETDGELKPRFAGLLKNQSIETISLEDALSLFRLPRNLGPYNEKDVVVSVGKFGPYALYNSAFYSLRKTDNPITITLEEAIIIIEEKLLKQKNKVIREFEEDKTVKVLNGRWGPYIVADGENVKIPKGMDPQALTLAECLAIAKDAAKPKEKVKKSTKSKKS comes from the coding sequence ATGGCAAAGAACCTGGTCATTGTTGAGTCACCGGCTAAAGCAAAAACCATTGAAAAATTCCTTGGTAAAGATTTTGTTGTAACATCTTGTTACGGGCACATCCGCGACCTTTCCAAGAAAACTCTCGGGATTGATATCGAAAACGGATTTAATCCCAAATACGAAGTTCCGGCAGATAAGACCAAGATTATTACCGAGCTGAAGAAAATGGCCAAGGAGGCAGAGATTGTATGGCTCGCAACTGACGAGGACCGCGAAGGAGAAGCCATATCATGGCATCTGTTGGAATCGCTGAAACTGGATGAAGCCAAAACCAAGAGAATTGTGTTTCATGAAATAACAAAAACAGCCATTACCGAAGCTATTGAGCATCCCCGCATGCTCGACCGTTTTTTGGTTGATGCTCAGCAGGCACGCCGCGTTCTCGACCGTTTGGTGGGTTTTGAGCTTTCGCCTTTGTTATGGAAAAAAGTAAAACCATCGCTTTCTGCCGGAAGGGTTCAGTCTGTTGCCGTGCGCCTTATCGTCGAGCGCGAGAATGAAATAAAAGAATTTAAAATTTCGTATTCATACCGCGTTGCCGCCGAATTTGAAATTACCGGCAGCAATGAAAAGCATATTCTGAAAGCCGGTCTTTCGCAGAAATTACCTACCCGCGAAGAAGCCGAAGATTTGCTCAAACGTTGCGCAAATGCAGCCTTTGCAGTTGAGAATACCGAAGTACGTCCGTCAAAGAAATCGCCGGCACCGCCATTTACAACATCTACATTGCAGCAGGAAGCCAGCCGCAAACTTGGTTTTTCAGTTGCAAAAACGATGCTTATTGCGCAGCAGCTTTACGAAGAAGGAAAGATAACATACATGAGAACCGACTCGGTGAACCTTTCGAACATGGCGCTGGCTATGGCAAAGGAAGAGATTACCAAGACTTTCGGCGATAACTATGTTAAAACACGGAATTATGTAACCCGCAGTAAAGGCGCGCAGGAAGCGCACGAAGCTATTCGTCCTACCTATATGAATGCCCCGATAATAAAGGGAAATTCAGATCAGCGCAGACTTTATGAACTGATTTATAAACGCACTCTGGCTTCGCAGATGAGCGACGCACAACTTGAACGCACCCTTATAACCATTGGTACGCCTAATGTTCCTGAAAAATTTGTAGCTGAAGGTGAAGTTATAAAATTCGACGGATTCCTGAAAGTGTATATGGAATCAAGCGACGACGAAGTTGACGAAACCCCCGAAGGACTGCTCCCGGCTATCAACATCGGCGAAAAATTAGGTTTGATTGAGATGACCGCAACACAGCGTTTTTCGCAACATCCGCCACGATATACCGAAGCCAGTCTTGTAAAAAAGCTGGAAGAACTGGGAATTGGAAGACCATCAACATTTGCCCCGACCATCTCTACAATTCAGAAAAGAAATTATGTAGTGAATGAAACTAGAGAGGGCACTTCCAGATATTACGTGTTGTTGAGCCTGAAAAATGGAGTAGTAGAGGTTGTCGAAAAAACGGAGATAACAGGCTACGAGAAATCAAAGTTGTTCCCTACCGACATTGGCTCGCTGGTGAATTATTTTCTGGTCGAGCATTTTGGAAATATCCTCGATTTTCAGTTTACTGCAACAGTTGAAAAAGAATTTGACGAAATAGCAGCCGGTCGTAAAAAGTGGAATAAAATGATTGATGAATTCTACTGGCCGTTCCACAAACAGGTTACAGAAACAACAGAAACTACTCGCAAAGTTAGCGGCGAACGTCTGTTGGGAATTGATCCTGCCACACAGAAAAACGTGTATGTAAAAATAGGTCGCTTTGGCCCTGTGGTGCAGCTTGGCGAAACCGATGGCGAATTAAAACCCCGTTTTGCAGGTCTTTTGAAAAATCAGAGTATCGAAACAATTTCGCTGGAAGACGCACTTTCATTATTCCGTCTGCCGCGTAATCTGGGCCCATACAACGAAAAAGACGTAGTTGTGTCAGTGGGTAAATTTGGTCCGTATGCCTTATATAATTCGGCATTTTATTCCCTGCGTAAAACAGATAATCCTATTACAATTACGCTTGAAGAGGCCATAATTATTATAGAAGAAAAACTTCTGAAGCAGAAAAATAAAGTGATTCGCGAGTTTGAAGAAGACAAAACCGTGAAAGTGCTGAATGGTCGCTGGGGTCCGTATATCGTGGCCGATGGCGAAAATGTAAAAATTCCGAAAGGCATGGATCCGCAGGCGCTCACATTGGCCGAATGTCTGGCTATTGCAAAAGACGCCGCTAAACCTAAAGAGAAAGTAAAGAAATCCACTAAATCAAAAAAATCATAA
- a CDS encoding formimidoylglutamase, with protein sequence MDISIYFEAVDLSDFQNSFAGDNPRKMGNAAHIYATGTTFPDIEGAIDIALIGVKEDRLAQDNKGCAEAPDQIRQNFYRLFHGNYNVRIADLGNIKPGFTVEDTFFALRDVVVALLQSNIIPIIIGGSQDLTFANYLAYESIGKIINIVSVDNSFDIGKNKETFNSAAFLNRIITHQPNILFNYTNIGYQTYMVDFEAIELMKNLYFDVYRLGMVQADTEEVEPMVRNADMISVDISSVRQSDAPGNGNASPNGFYGEELCRIMRYAGMSDKMTSLGIYEVNPLFDRNHQTSALAAQLIWHFIDGFYNRKHDFPIKEKKEYVKYRVAIKELNDEIVFYKSKKSDRWWVEVPCPTRLLTKYERHYLMPCSYNDYKTACNEDVPDRWWQAYQKLM encoded by the coding sequence ATGGATATATCCATATACTTCGAAGCTGTTGATTTATCTGACTTCCAGAATTCATTTGCCGGAGATAATCCGCGCAAGATGGGAAATGCTGCACACATTTATGCTACGGGAACCACCTTTCCCGACATCGAAGGCGCTATAGACATCGCCCTGATTGGAGTGAAAGAAGACCGGCTGGCCCAGGATAATAAAGGCTGTGCTGAAGCTCCCGACCAAATCAGGCAAAACTTCTATCGCTTGTTTCACGGAAACTACAATGTGCGCATTGCCGATCTCGGAAATATCAAACCGGGCTTTACGGTGGAAGATACGTTCTTCGCTTTGCGCGATGTGGTGGTCGCTTTGCTGCAATCCAACATCATTCCCATTATCATCGGCGGAAGTCAGGACTTAACCTTTGCCAATTATCTTGCCTATGAAAGCATCGGTAAGATTATCAATATCGTGAGCGTTGACAATTCCTTCGACATCGGGAAAAACAAGGAAACCTTTAATTCCGCGGCCTTCCTGAATCGCATCATCACACATCAGCCCAACATTCTTTTTAATTACACCAATATCGGTTACCAAACCTACATGGTGGATTTCGAAGCCATAGAGCTGATGAAGAATCTATATTTCGACGTATATCGGTTAGGAATGGTGCAGGCCGATACAGAAGAAGTTGAACCCATGGTGCGCAACGCCGACATGATAAGCGTTGATATCAGCAGTGTGCGGCAATCGGATGCACCGGGAAATGGCAATGCTTCACCAAACGGATTTTATGGTGAGGAATTATGCCGCATCATGCGCTACGCGGGCATGAGCGATAAAATGACTTCGCTCGGAATTTACGAAGTAAATCCCCTGTTTGACCGCAACCACCAAACATCGGCACTGGCGGCTCAATTGATATGGCACTTTATTGACGGCTTTTATAACCGCAAACACGACTTCCCTATAAAGGAGAAAAAAGAGTATGTAAAATACCGGGTGGCAATCAAAGAATTGAACGATGAAATTGTGTTTTATAAGAGTAAGAAAAGTGATCGCTGGTGGGTCGAAGTACCTTGTCCTACGCGGCTTTTGACTAAATATGAACGTCATTATCTGATGCCCTGTTCATACAATGATTATAAGACTGCCTGCAATGAAGACGTACCTGACAGATGGTGGCAGGCTTATCAGAAATTAATGTGA
- a CDS encoding type IX secretion system membrane protein PorP/SprF codes for MKRLITLLFMVAGFAGYAQQEAQFTQNMFNNMAINPGYAGINKQICFTSLMRQQWVGFKDADGNKGAPVTYLLSGDAPIRFLHGGIGATIISDKLGFENNTGVKIAYSFHLPIAVGTLGLGLQVGFLNKTIDFSKFKPIDISDPLLVGQGKQSTMITDIAFGAFYNIPGKAYAGISSTQLIQSKMSLKIPNSKASLKRHYYITGAYHWVIPNAPDWELSPYILIKSDFASTQYDITAMAKWKNMIWAGLTYRHQDAVSIIVGAFPFNSPNFSPALANLRIGYSYDITTSALGKSGRSSGTHEVMLGYCFKIEIPTHITKYINTRYL; via the coding sequence ATGAAAAGACTTATTACCCTATTGTTTATGGTAGCCGGTTTTGCAGGATATGCTCAGCAGGAAGCACAGTTCACACAAAATATGTTTAACAACATGGCGATCAATCCTGGGTATGCGGGAATCAACAAGCAAATCTGCTTTACCTCACTGATGAGGCAGCAGTGGGTTGGTTTCAAGGATGCCGATGGTAACAAAGGCGCTCCTGTTACGTACCTCCTCTCAGGAGATGCACCCATTCGCTTTCTCCATGGAGGCATTGGCGCAACAATCATTTCAGACAAACTGGGTTTCGAAAATAATACCGGCGTAAAAATCGCTTATTCGTTCCACCTTCCAATTGCGGTGGGAACACTCGGTCTTGGCTTGCAGGTAGGTTTTCTGAATAAAACCATTGACTTCTCAAAATTCAAACCCATTGATATTTCAGACCCTCTTTTAGTAGGGCAGGGGAAACAATCTACCATGATTACGGATATCGCATTTGGTGCATTCTATAACATTCCGGGAAAGGCATACGCAGGCATATCTTCAACACAACTTATTCAAAGCAAAATGAGTTTGAAGATACCCAATTCCAAAGCCAGTCTGAAAAGGCACTATTATATTACGGGCGCCTACCACTGGGTAATTCCGAATGCTCCCGACTGGGAACTCAGCCCGTATATTCTTATCAAATCAGATTTTGCCTCAACTCAGTATGACATTACGGCAATGGCAAAATGGAAAAATATGATTTGGGCAGGCCTTACCTACAGACACCAGGATGCTGTCTCTATTATTGTGGGTGCGTTCCCGTTCAATTCACCAAATTTTAGCCCTGCACTGGCGAACCTCAGAATAGGTTATTCATACGATATTACAACTTCTGCACTTGGCAAAAGCGGGCGCAGCAGTGGCACACACGAAGTAATGCTTGGCTATTGCTTTAAAATTGAAATACCTACACATATCACCAAATATATCAATACTCGTTACTTGTAA
- a CDS encoding SUMF1/EgtB/PvdO family nonheme iron enzyme, whose product MGQLSFSHMKKLLVLVSIAFLLCSCRNSGSGELIGVQDRDGFYQPIPYGMLFIPAGSYQMGPSDQDVTYALTTQQKTVTVQAFYMDETEITNNEYRQFVYYVRDSIARELLGTVTPEDWWIEEDENGEPLDPHKLKWDTRLRWDDMSQEDLEALAPMIMPEHERYFRRKEIDSRKLNFLFDWIDFRAAARKDFSQEAQATQDQADHDLGSLSNRPQGVKDRSVFLKREIINVYPDTLSWVHDFTYSFNEPLTLSYFTHPAYDNYPVVGVNWKQARAFCVWRSDMLNNYLEGNGDFRVNDFRLPTESEWEWAARGGLDESPYPWGGPYIRNSNGCFLGNYKPLRGNYIDDGGITTVIVAHYAPNDFGLYDMGGNVAEWCGDAYDESAYNFAHDLNMTYMYEAKKTDPEALKRKVIRGGSWKDIGFYMQTSSRSYEYQDTAKCYVGFRCVQTYLGRHIDDGASSSNVYK is encoded by the coding sequence ATGGGACAACTATCGTTCAGTCATATGAAAAAACTACTGGTACTGGTTTCAATAGCATTTCTGCTATGTAGTTGCAGAAATTCAGGCAGCGGAGAACTAATCGGCGTGCAGGATCGCGACGGATTCTATCAACCGATTCCTTACGGCATGCTTTTCATTCCGGCCGGAAGCTATCAGATGGGTCCTAGTGATCAGGATGTAACCTATGCACTGACCACTCAGCAAAAAACGGTAACCGTTCAGGCTTTCTACATGGACGAAACCGAAATAACCAACAACGAGTACCGTCAGTTTGTATATTATGTGCGCGACTCAATTGCACGCGAACTCCTCGGAACAGTTACACCGGAAGACTGGTGGATTGAAGAAGATGAGAACGGGGAACCGCTTGACCCCCATAAACTGAAATGGGATACGCGCCTTCGTTGGGACGATATGAGCCAGGAAGATCTTGAAGCGCTTGCTCCAATGATTATGCCCGAGCACGAACGCTATTTCAGAAGAAAAGAAATAGACAGCCGTAAACTTAATTTCCTTTTTGACTGGATTGATTTCCGCGCTGCAGCCCGTAAAGATTTTTCGCAAGAAGCTCAGGCAACACAGGATCAGGCCGACCATGATTTGGGAAGTTTGTCTAACCGCCCGCAAGGCGTGAAGGATCGTTCGGTTTTCCTGAAAAGAGAAATAATTAATGTATATCCCGATACCCTTTCTTGGGTGCATGATTTTACATATTCATTTAATGAGCCTCTTACATTATCTTATTTTACACATCCTGCTTATGATAATTATCCTGTAGTCGGTGTGAACTGGAAACAAGCACGCGCCTTCTGCGTTTGGAGAAGCGATATGCTGAATAATTATCTTGAAGGTAATGGAGACTTCAGAGTAAATGACTTCCGCCTGCCAACCGAATCGGAATGGGAGTGGGCAGCACGCGGTGGTCTTGACGAAAGCCCGTATCCTTGGGGCGGTCCGTACATCAGAAACAGTAATGGTTGCTTCCTCGGAAACTACAAACCATTACGCGGTAATTATATTGATGACGGTGGTATCACTACGGTAATTGTAGCTCACTATGCCCCCAATGACTTTGGACTTTATGATATGGGCGGAAACGTAGCAGAATGGTGCGGAGATGCTTATGATGAATCGGCATACAACTTTGCCCATGACCTGAATATGACCTATATGTATGAAGCCAAAAAAACCGATCCCGAAGCACTGAAACGTAAAGTTATCAGAGGCGGTTCATGGAAAGATATTGGATTCTATATGCAGACAAGTTCACGCTCATACGAATATCAGGATACTGCGAAATGCTATGTAGGCTTCAGGTGTGTTCAGACATACCTTGGTCGTCACATCGACGACGGTGCATCATCATCCAATGTTTACAAATAG